A single window of Granulibacter bethesdensis DNA harbors:
- a CDS encoding A/G-specific adenine glycosylase translates to MPPASALLEWYARHRRSLPWRALPGETPDPYRVWLSEVMLQQTTVAAVIPYFERFITRFPTVQALAVAPDEAVMAAWAGLGYYARARNLLACARRVAGMGAFPKDIEALRSLPGIGVYTSAAVAAIAFGIPAVPVDGNVERVTSRLFAIEAPLPQSRQLIAAQAAQLGTDPAAMEQPSDFAQALFDLGATICTPLDPACALCPWMRYCEGRKQGIAASLPRKAPKKLRPQRYGVHFWLTDEQGNVLLRRRAERGLLGGMMELPGTPWQDTVWQEEDALFHAPKAETVWSKLGVATHVFTHFALHLTVYAAEVRHLCADPARQEKSASVALLDEEALPSVMMKCVALGRGGQMPGVSGPASAAMATSPGTPKRRGRPRRTDPQTG, encoded by the coding sequence ATTCCGCCTGCCTCTGCGCTTCTGGAGTGGTATGCCCGGCATCGCCGTTCCTTGCCATGGCGTGCGCTGCCGGGGGAAACCCCCGATCCTTACCGCGTCTGGCTCAGTGAGGTGATGCTCCAGCAAACCACCGTTGCAGCCGTCATACCCTATTTCGAGCGTTTCATCACCCGCTTCCCTACGGTACAGGCGCTGGCTGTAGCCCCGGATGAGGCGGTGATGGCCGCCTGGGCCGGGCTTGGTTATTACGCGCGGGCCCGCAATCTGCTGGCCTGTGCGCGCAGGGTTGCCGGGATGGGGGCTTTTCCGAAAGATATCGAGGCTCTGCGGAGCCTGCCGGGGATTGGTGTGTATACCTCAGCGGCGGTGGCTGCGATCGCGTTCGGTATTCCCGCCGTGCCGGTCGATGGCAATGTGGAGCGTGTCACCAGCCGTCTGTTTGCCATTGAGGCGCCCCTGCCTCAATCCAGACAGTTGATTGCAGCGCAGGCGGCGCAGCTGGGGACCGATCCGGCAGCGATGGAACAGCCTTCCGATTTCGCACAGGCTTTGTTCGATCTAGGAGCGACGATCTGTACGCCGCTCGATCCCGCCTGCGCGCTTTGCCCATGGATGCGGTATTGCGAGGGACGGAAGCAGGGCATTGCCGCCTCCCTTCCTCGCAAGGCCCCAAAAAAACTCAGGCCGCAGCGATACGGGGTGCATTTCTGGCTGACGGATGAGCAGGGCAATGTGTTGTTGCGACGTCGGGCGGAGCGGGGCCTGTTGGGCGGCATGATGGAACTGCCGGGAACACCTTGGCAGGACACCGTATGGCAGGAAGAGGATGCCTTATTCCATGCCCCCAAAGCGGAAACCGTTTGGAGCAAGCTCGGTGTGGCCACGCATGTGTTCACGCATTTCGCGCTCCATCTCACCGTCTATGCGGCGGAGGTCAGGCATCTGTGTGCCGATCCGGCGCGGCAGGAGAAAAGTGCCTCCGTTGCCTTGCTGGATGAGGAGGCGCTGCCCTCCGTCATGATGAAATGTGTGGCGCTGGGTCGGGGAGGGCAAATGCCCGGTGTTTCCGGTCCAGCCTCCGCAGCCATGGCGACATCGCCAGGCACACCAAAGCGGCGAGGAAGGCCGCGACGGACAGACCCCCAAACAGGCTGA
- a CDS encoding DUF721 domain-containing protein has product MGDRSKEKSGIKDGTDADMRQADPLRQPRSGMAQPYFQRGPRAVSALLPAITRPVFRKSAPGLATLLSEWTTIAGPVLSSTATPRKLANGTLVLGCTGPAAMELQHSTPQLIQRINFFLGNKVVERIRLTQEAPPAAPAIRKKPARAETPAIRAAVERRLAGLPEGGLRDALAALGTAMLSKR; this is encoded by the coding sequence ATGGGCGATCGTTCCAAGGAAAAATCCGGGATCAAGGACGGTACGGATGCCGATATGCGGCAAGCTGATCCCTTGCGCCAGCCCCGCAGCGGCATGGCGCAGCCTTATTTTCAACGCGGCCCGCGTGCCGTCTCGGCCCTGCTGCCCGCCATTACCCGACCCGTGTTTCGTAAAAGCGCTCCGGGCCTCGCCACACTTCTATCCGAATGGACAACCATTGCCGGACCGGTTTTGTCCTCCACCGCGACCCCACGCAAGCTGGCCAATGGCACGCTGGTGCTGGGCTGCACCGGCCCGGCCGCGATGGAATTGCAACACAGTACGCCGCAACTGATCCAACGCATCAATTTCTTTCTGGGCAACAAGGTGGTCGAGCGCATCCGTCTGACACAGGAAGCCCCGCCAGCGGCGCCCGCAATTCGGAAAAAGCCGGCCCGGGCCGAAACACCTGCTATACGTGCCGCTGTGGAGCGTCGTCTCGCTGGTCTGCCGGAAGGTGGATTACGCGATGCGCTTGCGGCCCTGGGCACCGCCATGCTGAGCAAACGCTGA
- a CDS encoding DsbA family protein → MSITRRSFCTAALFSLPLIQAARAEAPAASGGDLSSFLLERSIGKADAKVTVMEFFSLTCTHCAAFSQNTLPELIKKQIDTGHLRIVFHDFPLDQVALSAAMVARALPPERYEPFISALFASQDRWAFNRDGNVTESLAQMALLAGLSRAKFDAVINNEALKRAMLERQQQDSIKYNINSTPTFALTNGKTQSGALSYSDFVSFAGLS, encoded by the coding sequence ATGTCCATCACCCGCCGCTCTTTCTGCACGGCCGCTCTGTTCTCCCTCCCGCTTATTCAGGCCGCCCGCGCCGAAGCCCCCGCCGCCAGTGGCGGAGATCTTTCGAGTTTCCTTTTAGAGCGCTCTATCGGCAAAGCCGATGCCAAGGTAACGGTGATGGAGTTCTTCTCCCTGACCTGCACCCACTGCGCGGCTTTCTCCCAGAACACCTTGCCGGAACTGATCAAGAAGCAGATCGATACCGGGCATCTTCGCATCGTGTTCCACGATTTCCCGCTGGATCAGGTTGCCCTCAGCGCTGCTATGGTCGCCCGCGCCCTGCCGCCGGAGCGTTATGAGCCGTTCATCTCTGCGCTGTTCGCCAGCCAGGATCGCTGGGCCTTCAACCGCGATGGCAATGTCACGGAGTCTCTGGCGCAGATGGCGCTGTTGGCTGGGTTGTCCCGCGCCAAATTCGATGCCGTCATCAATAATGAGGCTCTGAAACGCGCCATGCTGGAACGGCAGCAGCAGGACTCCATCAAATACAACATCAACAGCACACCGACCTTTGCCCTGACCAACGGGAAAACACAGTCCGGCGCGCTGTCCTACAGCGATTTCGTGTCCTTCGCCGGCCTGTCCTGA
- a CDS encoding AAA family ATPase, which yields MPVSFSRLRIAGFKSFADPQSIEILPGLTGVVGPNGCGKSNVVEALRWAMGENSARALRGGEMDDVIFAGTAHRSSRNLAEVVLSLEDVAGQAPPPFGEVPELEISRRIERGGGSTYRINGREVRARDVQTLFADLASGARSSAMVSQGRVGSIVNAKPEERRAILEEAAGITGLHARRHEAELKLRQAETNLERAEELRGQLQDQLGGLQKQARQASRYRNISGLVRQAELEWLGLLQARAMAALDQASTARDEARAALRQAEEQAEAATIAAFEADKALPALREAEAVARTALERRRIAMEGQMQAEEQARNALDQAQARLHQAEQDLHHGDTSLNDATVALERLAAEEQVLRDTLIALPARQEEAERDVTALEEEAGRLAQAADLATARAAEGMAQARSAEADRAAAEHRLQVVNAEHARLSAALTEARANLVKESVLTTAQESAAAARLAVEEARHALQQVEAARPPLAERYEAARRILADAQALRSQADMALKDAGSRAENIAAQTEALERDHATAQNQRIEDSALQDARQTAEAAAAALETARIRQEEAETALTQASARHAEAQRAMETASSDRERATLAAGQSTRRAAQIEEERQSVMEEQARAEASLPPMEHRIAAETALAQAEQALAISEQALASAETSRIAARAAHEQARETHATAQADLGRWQAEVDGLAALLRHDDTAKGGFQPVSDLLPVPEGLERAVGAALGDALDSALDEAADRFWRSLPAAPDRMQPLPAGTVPLSSLMDPPAALRLACDYIGIITDPATGPSLQSRLHPGQCLVSRDGALWRWDGHCMAAGAPGAAALRLTQRNRLLTAQDALAQAKQAAEAASQAYALAQQQEAASISAEQAARSNRQQTEKQAAEARAAHSTMAAASEHVESHLTALASRRARLETEYQEATQAEQEAAALLASLPPLEQMRQQAQAAAATLQQAREALDNAAARRRDADRTVQTTREEAARLSARAMEAESRLGALSPQLDRLRAEREAAQAALQDARLAVESGPDIATLTAARDAAKAALDQTLAEENRLRTARQEAESASDRATAALAALEARAADTKASLAAIQPQAERAETDRQEAEAALILHRQRRDAMDDPASLQEAAEAARQASATAQSSLAAARVRLDMARNEADRITSRQETLLRERADWQMRADTAARHVEELRTRHQALLTEANTLADRPEQAARLMQDTRSALEEAETTHQQAADRLRQAENAHREAGEARRQADADFATAREAILRLDGQCAQAETAHHAVQERIEERLGVGASLPSDIAIPPELSDMAEDKARRKLERLSREREEMGPVNLRAEIEAQDVETRIGGIDREKEELGTAIAKLRGSIGHLNREGRERLNATFTKVNTHFQALFNRMFEGGKAYLAMVGDDDPLKAGLEIYAQPPGKKLATLSLLSGGEQALTALSLIFAVFRCNPAPVCVLDEVDAPLDDANVERFCMLLADMVQETGTRFLVVTHHHLTMARMDRLYGVTMQERGISRLLSVDLHRAAAMVEGEEAAAAE from the coding sequence ATGCCTGTCAGCTTCTCCCGCCTCCGCATTGCCGGTTTCAAAAGCTTCGCCGACCCGCAATCCATTGAGATCCTGCCGGGTCTGACAGGTGTTGTGGGTCCGAACGGATGCGGGAAATCCAATGTCGTGGAAGCACTGCGCTGGGCCATGGGGGAGAACTCGGCCCGTGCCCTGCGCGGCGGGGAGATGGACGATGTCATCTTTGCCGGGACCGCCCATCGCTCCAGCCGTAATCTGGCAGAGGTGGTGCTGTCGCTGGAAGATGTCGCCGGTCAGGCTCCGCCCCCTTTTGGGGAGGTGCCGGAACTGGAAATCAGCCGCCGGATCGAACGTGGCGGCGGCAGCACCTATCGCATCAACGGTCGCGAGGTCCGGGCCAGAGATGTACAGACCCTGTTTGCCGATCTGGCCAGCGGCGCCCGCTCCTCCGCGATGGTCAGTCAGGGGCGGGTCGGCAGCATCGTCAACGCCAAGCCGGAAGAGCGCAGAGCCATTCTGGAAGAAGCCGCCGGCATCACCGGCCTTCATGCCAGACGGCATGAGGCGGAGCTGAAGCTCCGGCAGGCCGAGACCAATCTGGAACGCGCCGAGGAACTACGCGGTCAGTTGCAGGACCAGCTCGGCGGTCTGCAAAAACAGGCACGACAGGCCAGCCGGTATCGCAATATCTCCGGCCTCGTCAGGCAGGCGGAGCTGGAATGGCTGGGCCTGCTGCAAGCGCGGGCCATGGCGGCGCTGGATCAGGCCTCCACGGCGCGTGATGAAGCCCGCGCTGCGCTCCGGCAAGCCGAAGAACAAGCAGAAGCCGCCACGATCGCAGCTTTCGAGGCGGATAAGGCACTCCCCGCTCTGCGCGAGGCCGAAGCCGTGGCCCGTACGGCCCTCGAGCGCCGCCGCATCGCCATGGAAGGGCAGATGCAGGCCGAAGAACAGGCTCGCAACGCACTCGATCAGGCGCAGGCGCGTCTGCATCAGGCGGAACAGGATCTGCATCACGGCGACACCAGCCTGAACGATGCGACTGTGGCACTCGAACGACTGGCCGCAGAAGAACAGGTGCTGCGTGATACTCTGATCGCTCTGCCTGCCCGACAGGAAGAGGCAGAGCGGGACGTCACCGCTCTGGAGGAAGAAGCAGGCCGGCTGGCGCAGGCTGCCGATCTCGCCACCGCCCGGGCCGCAGAGGGCATGGCCCAGGCCAGAAGCGCCGAGGCTGATCGCGCCGCCGCCGAACACCGTCTGCAGGTGGTGAATGCAGAGCATGCCCGTCTCTCCGCCGCGCTGACGGAGGCGCGTGCCAATCTGGTGAAAGAATCCGTCCTCACCACCGCGCAGGAGAGCGCCGCCGCGGCAAGGCTGGCTGTAGAAGAGGCTCGCCACGCTCTGCAGCAGGTGGAAGCCGCCCGTCCACCGCTGGCGGAACGCTACGAAGCCGCACGCCGCATACTGGCCGATGCACAGGCCCTGCGCAGCCAGGCGGATATGGCTCTGAAAGATGCAGGCAGCCGGGCCGAAAACATCGCCGCCCAGACCGAGGCTCTGGAACGCGATCACGCCACTGCTCAGAACCAACGGATTGAAGATAGCGCGCTGCAGGACGCCAGACAGACAGCCGAAGCTGCAGCCGCCGCGCTTGAAACGGCACGGATCAGACAGGAAGAAGCAGAAACTGCACTGACACAGGCGTCGGCACGCCATGCCGAAGCACAGCGTGCCATGGAAACCGCAAGCAGCGACCGGGAACGTGCCACCCTCGCCGCCGGACAGAGCACCCGCCGCGCTGCACAGATCGAAGAAGAACGTCAATCCGTTATGGAGGAACAGGCCAGAGCAGAAGCCTCCCTCCCGCCCATGGAGCACCGTATCGCGGCAGAAACAGCGCTGGCACAGGCTGAGCAGGCTCTGGCCATCAGCGAGCAGGCCCTGGCATCCGCCGAAACCTCCCGGATCGCTGCCCGCGCCGCACATGAGCAAGCGCGTGAGACCCATGCCACCGCCCAGGCCGATCTCGGGCGGTGGCAAGCAGAGGTTGATGGGCTTGCCGCCTTGCTGCGTCACGATGACACGGCCAAAGGGGGTTTTCAGCCCGTATCCGATCTTTTGCCTGTGCCGGAGGGGCTGGAACGCGCTGTCGGTGCCGCGCTGGGGGATGCGCTGGACAGCGCACTGGATGAAGCCGCCGATCGTTTCTGGCGCAGCCTGCCGGCAGCACCGGACCGGATGCAGCCTTTACCGGCCGGCACAGTGCCATTGTCCTCATTGATGGACCCGCCCGCCGCGCTACGCCTTGCCTGTGACTATATCGGTATCATCACCGATCCGGCGACGGGACCGTCGCTGCAATCCAGACTGCATCCCGGTCAATGCCTCGTTTCCCGCGACGGCGCGCTCTGGCGCTGGGACGGGCATTGCATGGCCGCCGGGGCACCCGGTGCCGCCGCCCTGCGTCTGACCCAGCGCAATCGCCTGCTGACAGCTCAGGATGCTCTGGCGCAGGCCAAACAGGCGGCTGAGGCAGCGTCCCAAGCCTATGCGCTTGCACAGCAGCAGGAAGCAGCCTCCATCAGCGCCGAACAGGCTGCCCGCAGCAACCGCCAGCAGACCGAGAAACAGGCTGCCGAAGCCCGTGCTGCCCATTCCACCATGGCGGCTGCCAGCGAGCATGTCGAAAGCCATCTGACCGCCCTCGCCAGCCGTCGCGCCCGTCTGGAAACAGAGTATCAGGAAGCGACACAGGCCGAGCAGGAAGCAGCCGCTTTGCTGGCTTCCCTTCCGCCGCTGGAACAGATGCGACAGCAGGCTCAGGCAGCGGCCGCGACCCTTCAACAGGCCCGGGAAGCACTGGACAATGCCGCGGCAAGGCGGCGCGATGCCGATCGCACCGTGCAGACTACACGGGAAGAAGCCGCCCGCCTGTCCGCACGGGCCATGGAGGCAGAAAGTCGTCTGGGTGCGCTGTCTCCCCAACTGGACCGGCTGCGCGCTGAGCGGGAGGCCGCTCAGGCTGCCTTGCAGGATGCCCGTCTTGCTGTTGAGTCCGGTCCGGACATTGCAACCCTGACGGCGGCAAGGGATGCTGCAAAGGCCGCGCTGGATCAGACACTGGCCGAAGAAAACCGTCTGCGTACTGCAAGGCAGGAAGCCGAAAGCGCCAGCGACCGCGCCACAGCCGCCCTCGCCGCACTGGAAGCGCGCGCCGCAGATACCAAAGCCAGCCTGGCTGCCATCCAGCCGCAGGCCGAACGGGCCGAAACGGACCGGCAGGAAGCCGAGGCCGCCCTGATCCTGCACCGCCAGCGGCGTGATGCTATGGACGATCCTGCCAGCCTTCAGGAAGCCGCGGAAGCCGCACGGCAGGCTTCAGCCACGGCTCAGAGCAGCCTTGCTGCCGCCCGCGTCAGGCTGGATATGGCAAGGAACGAGGCGGACAGGATTACGTCCCGTCAGGAAACGCTCCTCCGGGAACGTGCGGACTGGCAGATGCGGGCCGATACTGCCGCCCGCCATGTCGAGGAACTCCGTACGCGGCATCAGGCCCTGCTGACGGAAGCCAATACGCTGGCAGACCGTCCCGAACAGGCTGCACGGTTGATGCAAGATACGCGCAGCGCGCTGGAAGAAGCGGAAACAACCCACCAACAGGCCGCCGACAGGCTGCGTCAGGCAGAGAACGCACACAGGGAAGCAGGCGAGGCCAGACGGCAGGCCGATGCGGATTTCGCCACGGCGCGGGAGGCGATTCTGCGTCTGGACGGGCAATGCGCACAGGCTGAGACCGCCCACCACGCGGTGCAGGAGCGGATCGAGGAGCGGCTCGGCGTGGGAGCATCGCTGCCGTCAGACATAGCCATCCCCCCCGAACTGTCCGACATGGCGGAGGACAAGGCCCGCCGCAAGCTGGAACGGCTTTCGCGAGAACGGGAGGAGATGGGGCCGGTCAACCTGCGCGCCGAGATCGAGGCCCAAGATGTAGAAACCCGCATCGGCGGAATCGATCGGGAAAAAGAAGAACTCGGCACCGCCATCGCCAAGCTGCGCGGTTCGATCGGGCATCTGAACCGGGAGGGACGGGAACGCCTGAACGCCACCTTCACCAAAGTGAACACGCATTTTCAGGCCCTGTTCAACCGCATGTTCGAGGGCGGCAAGGCCTATCTCGCCATGGTCGGCGATGATGATCCCCTGAAAGCCGGGCTGGAGATTTATGCCCAGCCGCCGGGCAAGAAACTGGCCACACTGTCACTGCTGTCCGGCGGAGAGCAGGCACTGACAGCTCTGTCGCTGATTTTCGCAGTGTTCCGCTGCAACCCCGCCCCTGTCTGCGTGCTGGACGAGGTGGATGCGCCACTGGACGACGCCAATGTGGAGCGGTTCTGTATGCTGCTGGCCGATATGGTGCAGGAAACCGGCACGCGCTTTCTGGTCGTCACGCACCACCATCTGACCATGGCGCGGATGGACCGGCTGTATGGCGTCACAATGCAGGAGAGAGGTATCTCCCGCCTGCTGAGCGTCGATCTGCATCGCGCCGCCGCCATGGTCGAGGGAGAAGAAGCGGCAGCCGCAGAATAA
- a CDS encoding ankyrin repeat domain-containing protein — translation MTQLRPPFPVSSIRIPDQKDTDTSLSQEQLEALFYGAVREGRVDMIEAFLDSGMDPNRPDARGFPPLILATYNGQIEAGALLLRRGAAVNAADANGDTALSGVAFKGDEGAARMLLEAGATVDHRNAAGRTPLMFAVMFGREMMVRLLMAHGADPDLTDTEGTSARGIAKAQGGQAMLAALERRDS, via the coding sequence ATGACCCAGCTGCGGCCGCCCTTTCCCGTTTCATCTATTCGTATTCCTGATCAAAAGGACACGGATACATCTCTTTCCCAGGAGCAGCTGGAAGCATTGTTCTATGGCGCAGTGCGGGAAGGCCGTGTCGATATGATCGAGGCATTTCTCGATTCCGGTATGGACCCCAACCGTCCGGATGCACGAGGTTTCCCGCCTCTGATTCTGGCCACCTACAACGGGCAGATTGAGGCAGGAGCCTTGCTGTTACGGCGTGGTGCGGCAGTGAATGCCGCGGATGCCAATGGCGATACGGCCCTGTCCGGTGTGGCGTTCAAGGGTGACGAAGGTGCGGCGCGCATGCTGCTGGAGGCAGGCGCCACGGTCGATCATCGCAATGCTGCCGGCCGTACCCCGCTGATGTTCGCGGTGATGTTCGGGCGTGAAATGATGGTGCGCCTGCTGATGGCGCATGGCGCTGATCCTGATCTGACAGATACGGAAGGCACTTCGGCGCGTGGTATCGCCAAGGCGCAGGGCGGTCAGGCTATGCTTGCCGCACTGGAACGGCGGGATTCCTGA